A genomic window from Lactobacillus sp. ESL0677 includes:
- a CDS encoding ABC transporter substrate-binding protein has protein sequence MNIKKLAAGISLIGLLLLGGCSSKKAGTSTAVKHVGVLQVVQHPSLDKAYKGFKEGLKEEGYVEGKNLKIDYQNAQNSQDNLKSMSEKLVNEKSDLILGIATPAAQSLANTSQDIPMVVTAVTDLKAAKLVKSDAKPGKNVTGTTDMVSIDKQIKLLLSIVPHAKTIGIMYNAGESNSKIQADLAIAALKKAGVKVLVKTANTTNDVQQVTETLASKVQGIFLPTDNTFDSAASLVGKVVKEKKVPLVAGSIDQVKVGGLASIGIDYEALGRQTGKMAAKILSGKAKPADMPVQRAKNLKLVVNKKMAKALGINPNSIKAPK, from the coding sequence ATGAATATTAAAAAATTAGCGGCAGGAATTAGTTTGATTGGCTTATTGCTTTTAGGTGGTTGCAGTAGTAAAAAAGCGGGAACAAGTACGGCGGTAAAGCATGTTGGTGTTCTGCAAGTTGTCCAGCACCCATCGCTTGATAAGGCCTACAAAGGCTTCAAGGAAGGATTAAAAGAAGAGGGCTACGTTGAAGGAAAAAATCTGAAGATTGATTACCAAAATGCTCAGAATAGTCAGGACAACCTCAAAAGTATGAGTGAAAAATTAGTTAATGAAAAATCTGACCTGATTTTGGGAATAGCTACACCTGCTGCGCAAAGTTTGGCTAATACATCTCAGGATATTCCGATGGTTGTAACTGCAGTGACTGATTTAAAGGCGGCCAAGTTGGTTAAGTCTGATGCCAAGCCGGGCAAGAACGTGACGGGAACCACCGATATGGTTTCAATTGATAAGCAAATAAAATTATTGCTGTCAATAGTACCGCACGCTAAGACAATTGGAATTATGTACAACGCTGGTGAATCGAACTCAAAAATTCAGGCTGATTTGGCAATTGCTGCTTTAAAGAAGGCTGGGGTAAAAGTTTTAGTTAAAACCGCGAATACAACCAATGATGTTCAACAAGTTACCGAAACTTTAGCAAGCAAGGTTCAAGGGATCTTCTTGCCAACCGACAATACTTTTGATTCTGCGGCTTCACTTGTAGGTAAGGTAGTCAAGGAAAAGAAGGTGCCGTTAGTAGCTGGCTCAATTGACCAAGTAAAAGTTGGTGGTTTGGCTTCAATTGGAATTGATTACGAAGCATTAGGTCGCCAAACTGGTAAAATGGCAGCCAAAATTTTGTCAGGTAAGGCTAAGCCAGCAGATATGCCGGTTCAACGGGCAAAGAATTTGAAATTAGTTGTAAACAAAAAGATGGCTAAGGCTTTAGGTATTAACCCGAATTCGATTAAAGCTCCTAAATAG
- a CDS encoding ABC transporter ATP-binding protein has protein sequence MTQVLKIKNLHQTFGRDTVNENRVLRGINLELAAGDFVTVIGSNGAGKSTLLNSLAGTLPVQEGQIFLNNQDITKLSVTKRSKNISRVFQDPKMGTAVRLTVEENLALAMKRGQHRGFLPGVKRSERKFFQKELAQLGLNLENRLQTEIGLLSGGQRQAITLLMATLKRPDLILLDEHTAALDPQTSITVMHLTEKLITEQKLTAFMVTHNMEDAIRYGNRLIMLHEGRVALNLAGEEKRQLTVPKLMTLFQQNVGSRLRDDAMLLA, from the coding sequence ATGACGCAAGTATTAAAAATTAAGAATTTACACCAAACTTTTGGTCGTGACACGGTTAACGAAAATCGGGTGCTGCGCGGAATTAATCTTGAGCTTGCGGCGGGTGACTTTGTTACGGTAATTGGTAGTAATGGTGCTGGTAAGTCAACGTTATTAAATAGTTTGGCGGGAACATTGCCCGTTCAAGAGGGGCAGATTTTTTTAAACAATCAAGATATTACTAAGTTATCGGTGACCAAGCGTTCTAAAAATATTAGTCGCGTCTTTCAGGACCCTAAAATGGGGACGGCAGTGAGGTTAACGGTTGAAGAAAACCTGGCTTTGGCGATGAAGCGTGGCCAGCATCGTGGCTTTTTACCTGGAGTTAAGCGTTCAGAACGCAAATTTTTTCAAAAAGAATTAGCACAATTAGGGTTAAACTTGGAGAATCGCTTGCAAACCGAGATTGGCCTGCTATCAGGTGGACAAAGGCAGGCAATTACGTTGCTAATGGCAACGCTAAAGCGTCCTGACTTAATTTTGCTTGATGAGCACACAGCAGCACTTGATCCTCAGACTTCAATCACTGTCATGCACTTAACCGAAAAATTAATTACTGAGCAAAAATTAACGGCTTTTATGGTAACACACAATATGGAAGATGCGATTCGCTATGGCAATCGCTTGATTATGCTCCATGAAGGCCGCGTGGCATTAAATCTTGCTGGAGAAGAAAAACGGCAATTAACGGTTCCTAAGTTGATGACACTCTTTCAACAGAATGTTGGTTCTAGGTTGAGGGATGACGCAATGTTATTAGCGTAA
- a CDS encoding SDR family oxidoreductase, whose protein sequence is MAIKNKVVIITGASSGIGEATAKLLAQKGAKVVLAARREAKLQALTAEISAAGGRASYQVTDVTSENDNQKLVQLALAKYGQVDVMFLNAGLMPSSRLSALKTAEWNKMIDVNLKGVLNGLASVLPQFNKQKSGQIIAMSSVAGVKPYLNTGVYGATKYAVRDLMSVLRMESATDKANIRTTTIYPAAIQTELLNTISDEQAAKALHQTYNNYQISPERIANIVAFAIDQPEDTNIGDITVGATTQPW, encoded by the coding sequence ATGGCAATTAAAAATAAAGTAGTTATTATTACAGGTGCCTCGTCTGGTATTGGGGAGGCTACAGCAAAGTTGTTAGCGCAAAAAGGTGCCAAAGTGGTACTCGCAGCCAGAAGAGAAGCAAAATTGCAGGCACTAACTGCAGAAATTTCAGCAGCTGGTGGCAGGGCAAGTTATCAGGTAACAGATGTTACCAGCGAAAATGACAATCAAAAGTTGGTTCAGTTGGCTTTGGCAAAATATGGCCAAGTTGACGTAATGTTTCTTAATGCAGGCTTGATGCCCAGTTCACGATTGTCAGCATTAAAGACCGCTGAGTGGAATAAAATGATCGATGTTAATTTGAAAGGCGTATTAAATGGCTTAGCTTCAGTTTTGCCACAGTTTAACAAACAAAAGTCTGGGCAAATTATTGCAATGTCATCTGTTGCAGGAGTGAAACCCTATCTTAATACAGGGGTTTATGGTGCGACTAAATATGCAGTGCGGGATTTGATGTCGGTATTGCGCATGGAATCTGCAACTGACAAGGCCAATATTCGCACAACAACGATTTATCCAGCAGCAATTCAAACAGAGTTGTTGAATACAATTTCTGATGAGCAAGCGGCGAAAGCATTACACCAGACATACAATAACTATCAAATTAGTCCTGAAAGAATTGCGAATATCGTAGCTTTTGCAATTGATCAGCCTGAGGATACTAATATAGGTGACATTACTGTTGGCGCAACGACACAGCCGTGGTAA
- a CDS encoding TetR/AcrR family transcriptional regulator: MPNIHTVQQKRAKRQLIMQAAMQLFAKQSYTQITMKQIADAAGMAKGTVFNYFATKEDLFMSVLLEDYCAFFTKIIKQVSLKREVTQSDFTNLMISSTRELINGHAELVRLNAIRGPVLEGKANMAETIKRRNQLYAVSQELGTLLATKSKQLLTQGQFSHLFIIQSAIISGLMNMSSLASFNHHQVALTYPDFTIDLVAEAEAQMRYYLIGFFEEQKHNETSTNS; the protein is encoded by the coding sequence ATGCCAAATATTCATACAGTCCAGCAAAAACGTGCCAAACGCCAACTAATTATGCAGGCGGCCATGCAGCTTTTTGCCAAGCAAAGTTATACCCAAATTACGATGAAACAAATTGCCGATGCAGCGGGAATGGCTAAGGGCACGGTTTTCAACTATTTTGCAACCAAGGAAGACCTATTTATGAGTGTCTTGCTGGAAGACTACTGCGCCTTTTTTACTAAAATCATCAAGCAGGTTAGTCTCAAACGTGAAGTAACCCAGTCGGACTTTACTAACTTAATGATTAGTTCAACGCGAGAGTTAATTAATGGGCATGCGGAATTGGTGCGCTTAAATGCCATTCGCGGGCCGGTGCTAGAAGGTAAAGCCAATATGGCGGAGACGATTAAGCGCCGCAACCAGTTGTATGCGGTTAGTCAGGAATTGGGAACATTGCTGGCAACTAAAAGTAAGCAGCTGTTAACTCAAGGACAATTTAGTCATTTATTTATTATCCAAAGCGCAATTATCAGTGGCTTGATGAATATGTCCTCGCTTGCCAGCTTTAACCACCACCAAGTTGCTTTGACTTATCCCGATTTTACGATTGATTTAGTCGCGGAAGCTGAAGCCCAAATGCGTTATTATTTAATAGGATTTTTTGAGGAACAAAAACACAATGAAACAAGCACAAATTCGTAA
- a CDS encoding ABC-F family ATP-binding cassette domain-containing protein encodes MSLLTVKNLGQSFVDKTLYENANFVLNKEDHMGVTGQNGVGKSTLIKILTGEMLPDEGQVKWQNKVDVGYLDQYAKLTPGETIRGFLRTAFAPLYQKERELNELYAKYAENGAAELLEKAGKVQTYLEENNFYGIDTEIERVASGLGLAELGYDHDVAQLSGGQRSKIILAKLLLQNPDVLLLDEPTNYLDVSHIDWLVDYLNDFAGAFIVVSHDYDFLGRITNCIIDVDVGTITRYTGTLKQAMRQKEANRETYLKAYANQQRKIAKTEAYIRKNKAGTRSKSAKSRERQLAHMDVLTPPKSNRRARFEFPYVATASNLLLQTQDLVIGYDHALVKEAFNFSVGGNEKVAITGFNGIGKTTLLKTLLGQLKPIFGDFELSTTAKLAYFKQDLTWPNNNMTPLQYLQEEFERQKPKELRGALARMGVTAQQAMSPLKKLSGGEQEKVKLAKMQFEPANLLFLDEPTNHLDRDTKDALRKAIVNFPGGVIIVSHERDFFQGDWVDKTIDIETMNQ; translated from the coding sequence ATGAGTTTACTAACGGTTAAAAATCTGGGTCAAAGTTTTGTTGATAAAACTTTGTACGAGAATGCGAATTTTGTCCTTAATAAAGAGGATCACATGGGGGTCACGGGACAAAATGGGGTTGGTAAATCAACCTTAATTAAGATTTTAACGGGAGAAATGTTGCCGGACGAAGGGCAAGTTAAGTGGCAGAATAAGGTTGATGTTGGCTACCTTGATCAGTATGCCAAATTAACACCGGGTGAAACAATCCGCGGCTTTTTGCGAACGGCATTTGCACCACTATATCAAAAAGAACGAGAATTAAATGAGCTTTATGCCAAATATGCCGAGAATGGTGCTGCCGAGTTACTTGAAAAGGCCGGTAAAGTTCAGACTTACTTAGAAGAAAATAATTTCTATGGTATTGATACGGAAATCGAGCGTGTTGCGTCGGGACTTGGTTTGGCAGAACTAGGTTACGATCATGATGTGGCGCAGCTTTCTGGTGGTCAACGTTCGAAAATTATTCTGGCCAAATTATTATTGCAGAACCCTGATGTCTTGCTGCTTGATGAGCCGACTAACTATCTTGATGTGTCACATATTGACTGGTTGGTTGATTATCTAAATGACTTCGCAGGTGCGTTTATTGTCGTTAGCCACGACTATGACTTTTTGGGTCGAATTACCAACTGCATTATTGACGTTGATGTCGGCACAATCACGCGCTATACGGGAACTTTAAAGCAAGCAATGCGCCAAAAAGAAGCTAATCGTGAAACCTATCTCAAGGCTTATGCTAATCAGCAGCGCAAAATTGCCAAAACTGAAGCCTATATCCGTAAGAATAAGGCGGGAACACGTTCTAAAAGTGCTAAGTCACGTGAACGTCAGTTAGCCCACATGGATGTTCTGACACCACCGAAGTCTAATCGACGTGCGCGATTTGAATTTCCCTACGTTGCAACGGCTTCTAACTTATTGCTGCAGACACAAGATTTGGTAATCGGTTATGACCACGCTCTTGTTAAAGAGGCATTTAACTTTTCAGTTGGCGGTAATGAAAAAGTGGCCATCACTGGTTTTAACGGAATTGGGAAAACTACTTTGCTTAAAACTCTGCTAGGGCAACTAAAACCAATTTTTGGTGACTTTGAGTTATCAACAACGGCGAAATTAGCCTATTTTAAGCAGGATTTGACGTGGCCGAATAACAATATGACGCCGCTGCAATATTTGCAGGAAGAATTTGAGCGGCAAAAGCCAAAGGAATTACGTGGTGCTTTGGCTCGCATGGGTGTGACGGCACAGCAGGCAATGAGTCCATTGAAAAAATTGTCTGGTGGTGAACAAGAAAAGGTTAAGCTGGCAAAGATGCAGTTTGAACCAGCCAACTTGTTGTTCTTAGATGAGCCGACCAACCACTTGGATCGTGATACTAAGGATGCACTGCGCAAGGCAATTGTTAATTTTCCTGGAGGCGTGATTATTGTTAGTCACGAGCGCGACTTTTTCCAAGGTGACTGGGTTGATAAGACAATTGATATTGAAACGATGAACCAATAA
- a CDS encoding carboxymuconolactone decarboxylase family protein — MKKQTAGRKNLGDFAPQFAALNDDVLFGQVWSKEQELSARDRSLITIAALMAMGNTEQIGAHLNIGKINGITKEEIVAEITHLAFYVGWPKAWSTFNRAKEIWSSQEDQVKQPGVFATGAKNSAYDQYFVGQSYNNSLVKPEENGSSVPVNNVTFEPGCYNNWHIHHDGSQVLLATGGRGWYQEWGKEPQELTPGSVVVVHDGVKHWHGAAKDSWFSHLAITTGEAEWLEPVDPKEYAKLP, encoded by the coding sequence ATGAAAAAACAAACAGCAGGCAGGAAGAATTTAGGCGATTTTGCGCCTCAATTTGCCGCATTAAACGATGATGTTTTATTCGGACAAGTTTGGTCAAAAGAACAGGAGTTGTCAGCACGCGATCGCTCGTTGATTACGATTGCCGCGTTAATGGCGATGGGAAATACAGAGCAGATTGGCGCTCACTTAAACATTGGCAAAATTAATGGCATTACTAAAGAAGAAATAGTAGCCGAAATCACTCACTTGGCTTTCTATGTCGGCTGGCCGAAGGCGTGGTCAACCTTTAATCGGGCTAAAGAAATTTGGTCAAGTCAAGAAGATCAAGTTAAACAGCCAGGAGTTTTTGCAACAGGGGCCAAAAATAGTGCTTATGACCAATATTTTGTCGGGCAAAGTTACAACAATTCGTTAGTTAAGCCAGAAGAAAATGGCAGCAGTGTTCCCGTTAATAACGTTACATTTGAGCCTGGGTGCTATAACAATTGGCATATTCACCATGATGGCAGCCAAGTTCTGCTAGCCACAGGTGGTCGCGGTTGGTATCAAGAGTGGGGCAAGGAGCCACAAGAATTAACTCCAGGATCTGTAGTTGTGGTGCATGATGGCGTTAAACACTGGCATGGTGCAGCTAAGGATAGTTGGTTTAGTCATCTTGCAATTACAACTGGCGAGGCCGAATGGCTAGAGCCGGTAGATCCTAAAGAATATGCCAAGTTACCTTAA
- the dapF gene encoding diaminopimelate epimerase yields the protein MINIEKVHGSQNSFFLLDQTKLVQPLTTSELEHLAVKITDTKTGLLGGSDGLLVVEPATNQTAVARMRIFNKDGSQALMCGNGLRTVTRYLVSKLHKRKFLVQTAAANLHVQQYPDLAPNVPAFSVEIAPVSFAASEVGWHNLSLTKIINQSIPKLAAKLKFTALAVPNPHLISFVDDVHGAHEALRRLGRQLNQPNPYFPDGVNVSFAQILAPNRLFVETYERGVGFTNACGTGMSATSLAGHLTYPEQVGLDELLTVYNPGGLVQTKIHSDANRYWIELIGNATVTHQISLPEECLHEAEFAHDQIKIAATGEQEAYLKFVSTFKNNG from the coding sequence ATGATTAATATAGAAAAAGTTCATGGGTCACAAAACAGCTTCTTTTTACTAGACCAAACAAAACTAGTGCAGCCACTAACAACGTCTGAATTAGAGCATCTGGCTGTTAAAATCACGGACACCAAAACAGGATTACTTGGTGGCAGCGACGGTCTATTGGTTGTCGAACCGGCAACTAACCAGACTGCTGTCGCGCGAATGCGTATTTTTAACAAGGACGGGTCACAAGCATTGATGTGTGGCAATGGTTTGCGCACAGTTACCCGATATTTAGTTAGTAAACTGCACAAGCGCAAGTTTTTAGTACAAACGGCTGCGGCAAATTTGCATGTGCAGCAATATCCAGACTTGGCCCCTAATGTGCCGGCTTTTAGTGTTGAAATTGCGCCAGTGTCGTTTGCAGCAAGTGAAGTTGGTTGGCATAATTTGTCCTTAACGAAAATTATTAATCAGTCGATCCCGAAGCTGGCTGCTAAATTGAAGTTTACTGCGCTAGCGGTTCCTAATCCGCACTTAATCAGTTTTGTCGATGATGTTCATGGGGCTCACGAAGCACTGCGCCGGTTGGGCCGGCAATTAAATCAACCTAATCCGTATTTTCCAGATGGGGTGAATGTTAGCTTTGCCCAAATTTTGGCGCCTAATCGGTTGTTTGTGGAGACTTATGAGCGCGGCGTTGGCTTTACCAACGCCTGTGGAACGGGAATGTCGGCGACTAGCTTAGCTGGGCACTTAACTTATCCAGAGCAGGTTGGGCTGGATGAGCTGTTGACAGTTTATAATCCTGGGGGATTGGTACAGACAAAAATCCACTCTGATGCTAATCGTTACTGGATCGAGTTAATTGGTAATGCGACCGTGACCCACCAGATATCGCTACCCGAAGAATGCTTGCATGAAGCAGAATTTGCGCATGATCAGATTAAGATTGCCGCAACTGGCGAGCAGGAAGCTTATTTAAAGTTTGTGTCTACTTTTAAAAATAATGGTTAA
- the lepA gene encoding translation elongation factor 4: MKQAQIRNFAIIAHIDHGKSTLADQIMALTKTVSERERSDQMLDDMEVEQEHGVTVKARTVRNFYRAQDGQEYEYNLIDTPGHVDFNYEVAKSLAATEGALLLVDATQGIQAQTIANYRIAKKNNLALIPVINKVDIASADVARTQQQLLELDKSFTPAQTLLISAKTGQGVPELLEAIRTRIPAPSGDSSAPLKALVFDSIYDAYQGVIINVCLVDGQLTAASDLQLMQADLSFRPKGIGVLTPNMQAQKDLHAGEVGYIVTGIKDPKKIRVGDTVTTKMTPTKEVLPGYEPAKQLVFAGIYPKNNDFPALKQALNKLSLNDTSFSFVEERSEALGQGFRCGFLGTFHLEIIRERLQDEYGIDVLTTAPNVTYFVYLKNGQTMKINNPAQYPAFGLIDHVTEPFIKAEIMTPSDTLNAILKLVEQHQGTLLDLDNDEAQILVTVKMPLSEVAYHFFSELKSVSHGYATLNTEFLDYEDADLVKIEVDINYAPVDSLSFVVHRGDAPQMAQKLVKELKYTVPRRLYPTPVQAIVEGKAIARVDVPPLRKNAAVDGKQRSVSKKAALLRRQSLNKRRATQGEVKLPQEVFNVILEL; encoded by the coding sequence ATGAAACAAGCACAAATTCGTAATTTTGCAATTATTGCTCATATTGATCACGGCAAGTCGACCTTGGCCGACCAAATTATGGCGTTAACCAAAACGGTTAGTGAGCGTGAACGCAGCGACCAGATGTTGGATGATATGGAAGTTGAGCAGGAGCACGGCGTCACTGTTAAGGCGCGGACTGTACGTAATTTTTATCGGGCACAGGATGGGCAGGAATATGAATATAATCTGATTGACACACCTGGCCATGTTGATTTCAATTATGAAGTTGCCAAAAGCTTGGCCGCAACCGAAGGGGCACTGCTGTTAGTAGATGCAACTCAGGGGATTCAGGCGCAGACGATTGCCAACTATCGCATTGCTAAGAAAAACAATTTAGCCTTAATTCCGGTGATTAATAAGGTGGATATTGCTTCGGCCGATGTTGCCCGTACACAGCAGCAATTACTTGAGCTGGATAAATCCTTTACGCCGGCACAAACACTGCTAATTTCTGCTAAAACTGGTCAGGGGGTTCCCGAATTACTTGAGGCCATTAGAACGCGGATTCCGGCACCTAGTGGTGATAGTAGCGCGCCGCTTAAAGCCTTAGTATTTGATTCAATTTATGATGCTTACCAAGGAGTGATTATTAATGTGTGCCTGGTTGATGGTCAGTTAACAGCCGCATCTGATTTGCAATTAATGCAAGCTGACTTGTCGTTTCGACCTAAGGGCATCGGAGTACTAACTCCGAATATGCAGGCCCAAAAGGACTTGCACGCAGGTGAGGTTGGTTACATTGTTACGGGCATTAAGGATCCAAAAAAAATTCGTGTTGGCGATACGGTTACAACTAAAATGACACCAACTAAAGAGGTCCTGCCGGGATATGAACCAGCTAAACAGTTAGTTTTTGCTGGAATTTATCCTAAAAATAATGACTTTCCAGCATTAAAGCAGGCACTGAATAAATTGAGTTTAAACGATACGTCATTTTCTTTTGTCGAAGAGCGGTCAGAAGCCTTAGGACAAGGCTTTCGTTGTGGCTTTTTGGGGACTTTTCATTTGGAAATTATTCGTGAACGGTTGCAAGATGAGTATGGGATTGATGTTTTGACAACAGCGCCGAACGTGACGTACTTCGTCTACCTCAAAAATGGCCAAACGATGAAAATCAATAATCCAGCGCAATATCCTGCTTTTGGCTTGATTGATCACGTAACAGAACCCTTTATTAAAGCCGAAATTATGACACCCAGTGATACTTTGAATGCCATTTTAAAATTAGTGGAGCAGCATCAGGGCACGTTGCTTGATTTAGACAATGATGAAGCACAAATTTTGGTGACCGTTAAGATGCCGCTGTCTGAAGTTGCCTACCATTTCTTCTCCGAGTTAAAGTCGGTATCGCATGGTTATGCCACACTTAATACGGAGTTTTTGGATTATGAGGATGCTGACCTAGTTAAAATTGAGGTGGATATTAACTATGCGCCGGTCGATTCACTATCATTTGTTGTTCACCGCGGGGATGCACCGCAAATGGCACAAAAGTTGGTCAAAGAATTAAAGTACACGGTACCGCGCCGGCTTTATCCGACACCGGTGCAAGCAATTGTTGAAGGTAAAGCAATTGCTCGCGTTGATGTTCCGCCACTGCGTAAAAATGCGGCGGTTGACGGCAAGCAACGTAGTGTCTCCAAAAAAGCAGCGCTACTAAGACGGCAAAGTTTAAATAAACGCCGCGCAACTCAAGGAGAAGTTAAATTACCGCAAGAAGTATTTAACGTGATTTTGGAATTATAG
- a CDS encoding ABC transporter permease: MSTFQDLFLSATSQGLLWSLMAIGVYLTFRILDLADMTAEGSFPLGGAITVICLVKGVNPFIATIAAFGGGLIAGLVTGILNTKLRIPALLAGIITMTGLYSITSRVMGNAANVSLLGKATIFTSVQGWGLSHNNAVIVMGLIISLLVIILLDVFFKTEIGLAMRATGDNPQMSAANGIKTEQMKILGFMISNGCIALSGALLAQNNGFADLNSGVGTLVIGLASIIIAEVLVRNLSIGKRLLTLIVGAIIYRLILALVFQMNVEPSDAKLASALVLVVCLALPNFHLTGKKKGETNNDASIKN; this comes from the coding sequence ATGAGTACTTTCCAAGATTTATTTTTATCAGCTACTTCACAGGGGCTGTTATGGTCGCTAATGGCAATTGGTGTTTATCTTACTTTTCGTATCTTAGACTTAGCCGATATGACAGCAGAAGGCAGCTTCCCGCTGGGCGGCGCGATTACCGTAATTTGTTTAGTAAAAGGAGTCAATCCCTTTATAGCGACAATTGCTGCTTTTGGCGGTGGCTTAATTGCAGGGCTTGTTACCGGAATTTTGAATACCAAGTTGCGCATACCAGCATTATTGGCGGGGATTATTACGATGACAGGGTTATATTCAATTACTTCGCGAGTAATGGGCAACGCTGCTAATGTCTCTCTTTTAGGTAAAGCAACTATTTTTACCAGTGTGCAGGGCTGGGGCTTGTCACATAATAATGCAGTGATTGTGATGGGCCTGATAATTAGCCTATTGGTGATTATCTTACTTGATGTCTTTTTTAAAACTGAAATTGGCTTGGCAATGAGAGCAACGGGGGATAACCCGCAGATGAGTGCTGCTAACGGTATTAAGACTGAACAAATGAAAATTTTAGGCTTTATGATTTCCAATGGTTGTATTGCACTTTCTGGTGCATTATTAGCCCAAAACAATGGCTTTGCCGACCTTAATTCCGGCGTGGGAACTTTGGTTATTGGATTAGCTTCAATTATTATCGCCGAAGTTTTGGTTCGTAATCTGTCAATTGGTAAACGGCTATTAACACTAATTGTGGGAGCAATTATCTACCGGTTGATTTTAGCTTTAGTATTCCAAATGAACGTGGAACCGTCTGATGCTAAATTGGCTTCGGCGCTGGTATTAGTTGTTTGTTTGGCACTGCCTAATTTTCACTTAACTGGTAAGAAAAAAGGAGAAACTAATAATGACGCAAGTATTAAAAATTAA
- a CDS encoding MerR family transcriptional regulator: protein MTKKYTIKDFSAMFSLAPSTLRYYEDEGLIKPHRLTNQQRYYTDDDVNWMRFLLHLKNTGMSVSDLKKYVAWRAQGEQTIPQRLQLLKQTRVKFLEQIKQQQHHLQILNDKIAWYEGKTNGKIADSESFSNYLKRLNHKK from the coding sequence ATGACTAAAAAATACACGATTAAGGATTTCAGTGCTATGTTCTCCTTGGCGCCGTCAACATTGCGGTATTACGAAGATGAAGGGCTGATTAAGCCCCACCGTTTGACTAACCAACAACGTTACTATACTGATGATGATGTTAATTGGATGCGATTTCTCTTGCACTTGAAAAACACGGGAATGAGCGTCTCTGATCTTAAGAAGTATGTTGCTTGGCGCGCGCAAGGTGAACAAACGATTCCGCAAAGGCTGCAGCTGTTAAAGCAAACTAGGGTAAAGTTTTTAGAACAAATCAAGCAGCAGCAACACCATTTACAAATTCTCAATGATAAGATTGCCTGGTACGAAGGTAAAACCAATGGCAAAATTGCTGACTCTGAAAGTTTTAGCAATTATTTAAAACGATTAAACCACAAAAAATAG